CGCCGGCATCGGACAAGCCGTCGCCCGCAGCCTCGCCGCGGAAGGGGCCAGCCTGGTGCTGACCGCCCGACGCCAGGAGCGACTTGACGCGCTGGCCTCCGAGCTCCAGAGCCTGGGCACTGGAACGCAGGTGTGGGTCGTCCCCGGTGACGTCCGCGAAGAGGAGACGGCGCAGCGCGCTGTCGAGACGGCCACCCGGTCGGGCGGCCGGCTGGACATCCTCATCAACAACGCCGGAACCGGGAACTACAAGAACCTGGTCGACACGAGCGCTGCGGACTACGACGACATGATGGACACCAACATGCGCTCCACCTTCGTGTTCACGCGCCACGCCGTCCCGGTGATGCAGGCCCAAGGCGCGGGCACGTTGCTGATGATTTCCTCGATGGCCGGCCTGTACGGCTTTGCTGGGGAAGCGGTCTACTGTGCCACCAAGTTCGCACAGGTGGGGTTCGCTCAGGCGCTCGACCGGGAGTTACGGCCGCAGGGCATCAAGGTGGGGGTGATCTGCCCGGGTGGGGTGAAGACCGAGTTTGCGCTTGGGCGTGGACGAACCGAGGAGGGTGTGGCCGCGTCGGGGATGCTTGAGCCGGAGGACGTCGCGGGGGCGGTGCTGCTGGCCTGCACACAGTCGGCGGGCTCGCGGATCATTGAGATCCAGATGCGGACGATGGCCGAAGCGTTGTAGCAAAAGATCCATCCACTGCGCTCCTCGAACCGCCGCATACCGGTTGGTGGTCGAGATCCGAGCGGTGGTGGCCTCCTGGCCGGATCCCGTGGCCCTCGACCATGGATCTGAGTTCGGCTGGCTCAGGGTCTTTGATGGACAGGTGGA
This genomic window from Deinococcus sp. KSM4-11 contains:
- a CDS encoding SDR family oxidoreductase; the protein is MPGKLTGKVALVTGASAGIGQAVARSLAAEGASLVLTARRQERLDALASELQSLGTGTQVWVVPGDVREEETAQRAVETATRSGGRLDILINNAGTGNYKNLVDTSAADYDDMMDTNMRSTFVFTRHAVPVMQAQGAGTLLMISSMAGLYGFAGEAVYCATKFAQVGFAQALDRELRPQGIKVGVICPGGVKTEFALGRGRTEEGVAASGMLEPEDVAGAVLLACTQSAGSRIIEIQMRTMAEAL